In Pseudomonas sp. MTM4, one genomic interval encodes:
- a CDS encoding DUF2271 domain-containing protein, protein MRKTLLLPLALLSAPLMAADLKIEVEIPRLQVAEYHRPYVALWLEQPDKSHVANLAVWYDLKLKDNEGEKWLKDMREWWRRSGRSLDMPVDGVSGATRAVGTHSLSFTDKNAPLNTLPAGEYRLVVEAAREVGGRELLRLPFSWPPEKTETHQAQGESELGTVTLELTQ, encoded by the coding sequence ATGCGAAAAACCTTGCTGTTGCCCCTAGCCCTACTCAGTGCGCCGCTGATGGCCGCCGATCTGAAAATCGAGGTGGAAATCCCGCGTCTGCAGGTCGCCGAGTATCACCGTCCCTACGTGGCGCTGTGGCTGGAGCAGCCCGACAAGAGCCATGTCGCCAACCTCGCCGTCTGGTACGACCTGAAGCTCAAGGACAACGAAGGCGAAAAATGGCTCAAGGACATGCGCGAATGGTGGCGACGCAGCGGTCGCAGCCTGGACATGCCGGTGGATGGCGTCAGCGGCGCAACACGCGCGGTCGGCACCCATAGCCTGAGCTTTACCGACAAAAACGCACCGCTCAACACACTGCCTGCCGGCGAATACCGTCTGGTGGTGGAGGCCGCGCGTGAAGTCGGCGGGCGCGAACTGCTGCGCCTGCCATTCAGCTGGCCGCCGGAAAAGACCGAAACGCATCAGGCCCAGGGCGAAAGCGAACTGGGCACCGTCACTCTCGAACTGACTCAATGA
- a CDS encoding PepSY-associated TM helix domain-containing protein, translated as MHLWLGTLRQWHWISSALCLVGMLLFAVTGITLNHAAQIEAQPRVTERQAELPPELQNQLLSQTPEAGLPDALRQWLESELSIDLGDRDAEWSDGELYIALPRPGGDAWLSLTLENGELLYESTDRGWISYLNDLHKGRNTGTAWSWFIDIFAAACVVFSLTGLLLLQRHAGGRPTTWPLVGAGLVIPLLLALLFIH; from the coding sequence ATGCACCTTTGGCTCGGCACGCTCCGCCAATGGCACTGGATCAGCTCTGCGCTGTGCCTGGTCGGTATGCTGCTGTTCGCGGTTACCGGGATCACGCTCAACCATGCCGCGCAGATTGAGGCGCAACCCAGGGTGACCGAGCGCCAGGCCGAGCTGCCTCCGGAACTGCAAAACCAGTTGCTGTCCCAGACGCCTGAAGCCGGACTTCCTGATGCGCTGCGCCAGTGGCTCGAGAGCGAGCTGAGCATTGACCTTGGCGATCGCGACGCCGAATGGTCCGACGGCGAACTCTATATCGCCCTGCCCCGCCCCGGCGGCGACGCCTGGCTGAGCCTTACGCTGGAAAACGGCGAACTGCTGTACGAATCCACCGATCGCGGCTGGATTTCCTACCTCAACGACCTTCACAAGGGCCGCAACACCGGCACTGCCTGGAGCTGGTTCATCGACATCTTCGCGGCGGCCTGTGTGGTCTTCAGCCTTACCGGACTGTTGCTACTGCAGCGTCACGCCGGTGGCCGACCGACGACCTGGCCGCTGGTCGGGGCCGGGTTGGTTATCCCGCTGCTGCTGGCGCTGCTGTTTATTCATTAA
- a CDS encoding DUF4198 domain-containing protein, translated as MKPMIKWTAMALAVCLPLSAQAHRAWMLPSATVLSGEDPWITVDAAVSNDLFYFEHFPLRLQGIGQLDQAPAGGPPGMRPRPAAQLQVIAPDGSAVQPANGSIGRYRSTFDVHLTQKGTYKLAIANSGLVARWKENGETRRWMGNPDMFAKEVPAKAEDLQVSQNSSRMEVFATSGAPTKTVLEPTGKGLELSPVTHPNDLYAGEAAEFVFLLDGKPAADVEISVIPGGNRYRDDLGEINAKTDAQGKVSITWPDAGMYWLEAELTSDKGVSKPATERRASYSATLEVLPQ; from the coding sequence ATGAAACCCATGATCAAATGGACCGCGATGGCCCTGGCCGTCTGCTTGCCACTGTCCGCCCAGGCCCATCGCGCCTGGATGTTGCCCTCGGCCACCGTGCTGTCCGGCGAAGATCCGTGGATCACCGTGGACGCCGCCGTGTCGAATGACCTGTTCTATTTCGAACATTTCCCGTTGCGCCTGCAGGGCATCGGCCAGCTCGATCAGGCACCGGCTGGCGGCCCGCCCGGCATGCGTCCACGTCCGGCTGCGCAACTGCAAGTGATCGCGCCGGATGGCTCCGCTGTACAACCGGCGAACGGCAGCATCGGCCGTTACCGCAGCACCTTCGATGTGCATCTGACCCAGAAAGGCACCTACAAGCTGGCGATCGCCAATAGCGGCCTGGTTGCGCGCTGGAAAGAAAATGGCGAAACCCGCCGCTGGATGGGCAACCCGGACATGTTCGCCAAGGAAGTCCCGGCCAAGGCCGAGGATCTGCAAGTGAGCCAGAACAGCAGCCGCATGGAAGTGTTCGCCACGTCCGGAGCACCGACCAAGACGGTGCTGGAGCCCACCGGCAAAGGCCTGGAACTGTCGCCCGTCACCCACCCCAACGACCTGTATGCGGGCGAAGCGGCAGAGTTCGTCTTCCTGCTCGATGGCAAGCCAGCCGCGGACGTAGAAATAAGCGTAATCCCCGGCGGCAATCGCTACCGCGATGACCTCGGCGAAATCAATGCCAAGACCGATGCGCAGGGCAAGGTCAGCATCACCTGGCCGGACGCCGGCATGTACTGGCTGGAAGCCGAACTGACCAGCGACAAGGGCGTCAGCAAGCCGGCCACTGAACGCCGCGCCAGCTACAGCGCCACGCTCGAAGTACTTCCGCAGTAA
- a CDS encoding TonB-dependent receptor domain-containing protein: protein MHAPFTRSALAVALLGCSFHTFADTSPVTLSDTVVSASGFEQKITEAPASISVISSEELRTKRYSNLAQALDEVEGVDIRQGTGKTGGLDISMRGMPSDYTLILIDGRRQNTAGNVTPNGFNETRTSFMPPLSAIERIEVIRGPMSTLYGSDAMGGVVNIITRKVADEWGAAVTLDHTFQEDSDYGDTSSTSVYASGPLTEGLLGLAVRGSFFDREESNLTFDNDSTVSKRGASPVEGRNYNIGTRLTLTPHDDHDFALDFERGRQVYENDNCQLGTLDGKASTGSNAVAGCAADDPTNISGYQDQLRFERDQFALSHTGRLGFGTLDSSITYNQTETLGRTIPGTLGVPYDAPYQAIIGGDDRELESTDLVFDTKLVAPLGDNHILTVGGQYWDAEVTDGVAGEDFAQKSWALFVEDEWRLRHDLALTLGARYEDHEAFGGHISPRAYLVWNTTDSWTMKGGVSKGYKTPTLNQLHDGISSISGQGQNISFGNPDLDPEESTNTEFGVYYANLSNFNANATLFHTKFKDKIDTGPSQANCFFPGSPNQPSCVSYGPGFQQEFFSQDINIGEARIRGFELAGKWAFAPTWSVSANYTYTDSEQTTGADKGARLTNTPMHMAFARLSWQATDQLNLWFKGEYRGERARFNQRYATLTNANKQVIDAAGDLEAYEVFHLGGSYKATQNLTLNATIYNLFDKDFTTGTYYNNGASWVSDYAQIGRGTDGVIEEGRRLWLSANITF from the coding sequence ATGCACGCCCCGTTCACTCGCTCAGCACTGGCCGTGGCCTTGCTCGGCTGCAGCTTTCATACGTTCGCCGACACCAGCCCAGTCACGCTGAGCGACACCGTGGTCAGCGCCTCGGGTTTCGAGCAGAAGATTACCGAGGCTCCGGCAAGCATCAGTGTGATCAGCAGTGAAGAACTCCGGACCAAGCGTTACAGCAACCTAGCCCAGGCGTTGGATGAGGTGGAAGGTGTAGACATCCGTCAGGGCACCGGCAAGACCGGCGGCCTGGATATCAGCATGCGCGGCATGCCCAGCGACTACACGCTGATCCTGATCGATGGGCGCCGTCAGAATACTGCTGGAAACGTTACGCCCAACGGGTTCAACGAAACCCGTACCAGCTTCATGCCGCCGCTGTCAGCTATCGAGCGCATCGAAGTGATCCGCGGCCCGATGTCCACTCTCTACGGTTCGGATGCGATGGGCGGCGTGGTCAACATCATCACTAGGAAAGTAGCTGACGAATGGGGTGCTGCGGTCACGCTGGATCATACCTTCCAGGAAGACAGCGATTATGGCGACACCAGCAGCACCAGCGTATACGCCAGCGGCCCACTCACTGAAGGACTGCTCGGCCTGGCGGTGCGCGGGAGCTTCTTTGATCGTGAAGAGTCGAACCTGACCTTCGATAACGACTCGACCGTCAGCAAGCGCGGCGCTTCTCCAGTCGAGGGCCGCAACTACAACATCGGGACCCGCCTCACCCTGACCCCTCACGATGATCACGATTTCGCTCTGGATTTCGAACGCGGCCGGCAAGTTTACGAGAACGACAACTGTCAATTGGGCACCCTCGATGGCAAGGCTTCGACCGGCAGTAACGCCGTAGCTGGCTGCGCCGCAGACGACCCGACCAACATCAGCGGCTATCAGGATCAGCTACGTTTCGAGCGTGATCAATTCGCTCTCAGCCACACCGGACGGCTGGGCTTCGGCACCTTGGACAGCAGCATCACCTACAACCAGACAGAGACCCTCGGCCGTACCATTCCCGGCACTCTCGGTGTGCCGTACGACGCGCCCTATCAAGCCATCATCGGTGGCGATGATCGGGAGCTCGAATCCACCGACCTGGTTTTTGACACCAAGCTCGTCGCGCCTCTAGGCGACAACCATATCCTCACCGTGGGCGGTCAGTACTGGGATGCCGAAGTGACCGACGGCGTCGCAGGCGAAGATTTCGCACAGAAATCCTGGGCACTGTTCGTTGAAGACGAGTGGCGGCTGCGCCACGATCTGGCGCTCACCCTTGGTGCACGTTACGAGGATCACGAAGCGTTCGGTGGCCACATCAGCCCGCGCGCCTATCTCGTCTGGAACACGACAGACAGCTGGACGATGAAAGGCGGCGTCAGCAAAGGCTACAAGACTCCGACACTCAATCAGTTGCATGACGGCATCAGCTCAATCAGTGGCCAAGGCCAGAACATCTCGTTCGGCAATCCGGATCTTGACCCTGAAGAATCGACCAACACCGAGTTCGGCGTTTACTACGCCAACCTTTCGAACTTCAACGCCAACGCGACCCTGTTCCATACGAAGTTCAAGGACAAGATCGATACCGGCCCAAGCCAGGCAAACTGTTTTTTCCCCGGCTCGCCTAATCAGCCAAGCTGCGTCAGCTATGGGCCAGGCTTCCAGCAGGAGTTCTTCTCGCAGGACATTAATATTGGCGAGGCCCGGATTCGCGGTTTCGAGCTGGCTGGCAAATGGGCGTTCGCTCCAACCTGGAGCGTGAGCGCCAACTACACCTATACCGACAGCGAGCAAACTACTGGCGCAGACAAGGGCGCGCGGTTGACCAACACACCTATGCACATGGCGTTTGCCCGCCTGAGCTGGCAAGCGACCGATCAGCTGAACCTTTGGTTCAAGGGTGAATACCGCGGTGAGCGTGCGCGCTTCAACCAGCGCTACGCAACCCTGACGAATGCTAACAAACAGGTGATCGATGCTGCGGGCGACCTCGAAGCCTACGAGGTTTTCCATCTGGGAGGCTCGTATAAAGCCACGCAAAACCTGACGCTCAATGCCACTATCTACAACCTCTTCGACAAGGACTTCACCACCGGCACCTATTACAACAATGGTGCGAGCTGGGTCTCCGACTATGCACAGATCGGTCGCGGCACCGACGGGGTCATCGAAGAAGGCCGCCGCCTCTGGCTGTCTGCCAACATCACGTTCTGA
- a CDS encoding SIMPL domain-containing protein (The SIMPL domain is named for its presence in mouse protein SIMPL (signalling molecule that associates with mouse pelle-like kinase). Bacterial member BP26, from Brucella, was shown to assemble into a channel-like structure, while YggE from E. coli has been associated with resistance to oxidative stress.) — MFVSVTRSVALLASIVCLSAVADEQHYNQISLRAEATSEVAHDRMHVTLYSEAQHEDPAQLAAQTTEAMNKALQRARLAKGIVVSQGSRSSYPVYEEKGQQITAWRERAELRLESGDFAALSKLTGELMQDLKMDSMQFSVSDAIRKQNEDALLKDAVAAFRARAQLATEALGGSDYKIVNLNLNSGGGYQPVMRNFAMKSMDSAPTPEVEAGTRQISINADGVIEVQMP, encoded by the coding sequence ATGTTCGTATCCGTAACCCGCAGCGTCGCACTGCTGGCCTCTATCGTTTGCCTCTCGGCTGTCGCCGATGAGCAACACTACAACCAGATTTCCCTGCGAGCCGAGGCCACCAGCGAAGTGGCGCACGATCGCATGCATGTCACGCTTTACAGCGAGGCCCAGCACGAAGATCCGGCGCAGTTGGCCGCGCAAACGACCGAAGCCATGAACAAAGCCCTGCAGCGTGCGCGCCTGGCGAAAGGCATCGTCGTCAGCCAAGGCAGCCGCAGCAGCTATCCGGTCTATGAGGAAAAAGGGCAGCAGATCACCGCTTGGCGCGAGCGTGCCGAGTTGCGCCTGGAAAGTGGCGATTTCGCTGCGCTGTCCAAGCTTACCGGTGAGCTGATGCAAGACCTCAAGATGGACAGCATGCAATTCAGCGTCTCCGACGCCATCCGTAAACAGAACGAGGACGCCTTGCTGAAGGATGCCGTCGCGGCCTTCCGCGCCCGCGCACAACTGGCCACCGAAGCGCTCGGCGGCAGCGACTACAAGATCGTCAACCTCAACCTGAACAGCGGCGGTGGTTATCAACCGGTGATGCGTAACTTCGCGATGAAGAGCATGGATTCCGCTCCGACACCGGAGGTCGAGGCCGGAACCCGTCAGATCAGCATCAACGCCGACGGCGTGATCGAAGTTCAGATGCCCTGA
- a CDS encoding sulfite reductase flavoprotein subunit alpha, with amino-acid sequence MARTFVLVRYAPLSACLLLAVWLFWWQPPRIISASLVIAAYFGVCLHLWRNHRKHAQPFTHPTTDTLIIAYASQGGQARELAERSAEQLRAAGMAVDVRPPNALDTATLARARRVLFILSTYGEGEAPDNAARFERRLLHDALDLSSLEFAVLALGDRQYTHFCGFGQRIDTRLRELGALSLFDRLEADRADPGALRHWQHQLGHISGRSDFTDWQPAPYQPWLLHNRVLLNPGSQGAPVFHLTLCPTGETSQWQAGDIAEVGPRHATTEVEQLLRQLGFDPALPVEGERSLAEALACRRLPPDPDELRGCELERLLALPRLPHREYSIASIPDEGHVQLLVREARHADGRLGLGSGWLCQHATPGSLIDLRIRSNPSFHGPDAGTPLILIGNGTGIAGLRSHLRERVDTGSRNWLLFGERSAAHDQLLHDELREWLQSGHLQRLDLAFSRDQAEKIYVQHLLRDAADELRQWINDGAALYICGSLEGMGREVQQILAGVLGEAQLQVLAEQGRYRRDLY; translated from the coding sequence TTGGCTCGCACTTTCGTACTCGTGCGCTACGCCCCGTTGTCAGCGTGCCTGTTGCTCGCCGTATGGCTGTTCTGGTGGCAACCTCCGCGAATCATCTCGGCCTCGCTGGTGATAGCGGCCTATTTCGGCGTCTGCCTGCACCTCTGGCGCAATCACCGCAAGCACGCGCAACCTTTTACTCATCCCACGACCGATACCCTGATCATCGCCTATGCCAGCCAGGGCGGTCAGGCGCGTGAGCTGGCCGAACGCAGCGCAGAGCAGTTGCGCGCTGCCGGCATGGCGGTCGACGTCCGACCGCCGAACGCCCTCGACACCGCGACGCTGGCCAGGGCGCGCCGTGTCCTGTTCATTCTCAGTACCTACGGCGAGGGCGAAGCGCCGGACAATGCCGCTCGCTTTGAGCGACGCCTGCTACATGATGCGCTCGACCTTTCTTCCCTGGAATTTGCCGTACTCGCGCTCGGCGACCGGCAATACACACATTTTTGCGGTTTCGGCCAGCGGATCGATACCCGGCTGCGCGAACTTGGCGCCTTGTCGCTATTCGATCGGCTGGAGGCTGATCGCGCCGATCCAGGTGCGCTGCGGCACTGGCAGCATCAACTGGGCCACATCAGCGGCCGCAGCGACTTTACCGACTGGCAGCCCGCGCCCTACCAGCCCTGGCTATTGCACAACCGGGTGCTGCTCAACCCGGGCAGCCAAGGTGCGCCGGTGTTTCATCTGACACTTTGTCCAACTGGCGAAACATCGCAGTGGCAGGCCGGTGACATCGCCGAAGTCGGTCCACGCCACGCCACGACGGAGGTGGAGCAGCTGCTGCGGCAGCTCGGCTTCGACCCGGCGCTTCCCGTCGAGGGTGAACGTTCGCTGGCCGAGGCCCTCGCCTGTCGCCGCCTGCCGCCGGACCCAGACGAACTGCGCGGATGCGAGCTCGAAAGGCTGCTGGCGCTGCCCCGCCTGCCTCACCGTGAATATTCCATCGCCTCGATTCCAGATGAAGGTCATGTGCAGCTACTGGTACGCGAGGCCCGGCATGCCGATGGACGCCTCGGCCTTGGCTCTGGCTGGCTCTGCCAGCATGCAACACCGGGCAGCCTGATCGACCTGCGCATCCGCAGCAACCCCAGCTTTCACGGCCCGGATGCCGGCACCCCGCTGATCCTCATCGGCAACGGCACCGGCATTGCAGGCCTGCGCTCGCACCTGCGTGAACGTGTCGACACGGGCTCGCGCAACTGGTTGTTGTTCGGGGAGCGCAGCGCCGCTCACGATCAATTGCTGCACGACGAATTGCGAGAATGGCTGCAATCCGGCCACCTGCAGCGACTCGACCTGGCGTTTTCCCGCGACCAGGCAGAGAAAATCTATGTCCAGCATCTGCTGCGCGATGCCGCGGACGAGCTGCGCCAGTGGATCAATGATGGTGCAGCCCTCTACATATGCGGGAGCCTCGAAGGCATGGGCCGCGAGGTGCAGCAAATTCTGGCCGGCGTGTTGGGTGAAGCGCAGCTGCAGGTGCTTGCCGAGCAAGGTCGATATCGCCGGGATCTTTACTGA
- a CDS encoding TonB-dependent siderophore receptor, translating to MASMSSDRLACTPRLLATAVGVAITGMSAAQLAQADQTEPLSLGTTTVTGDAVEGDYKVEQAQSSKYTAPLRDTPRSVTVVPQQVLKDTNSLNLQDALRTVPGITMGAGEGGNPTGDRPFIRGFDSQSSMYLDGVRDTGAQTRELFAVEAVEVVKGSDSAMGGRNSAGGSINLVSKKAHLGNSLDGGFTWGSDQTQRYTLDGNYQFNETTAGRLNLMSHENNVAGRDAVNNDRWGLAASLAFGLGTPTRVFLDYYHMENDDLPDSGIPYSLNTGSSGTRTSANPDKPTDGGDSSNFYGLKGRDFSKGRADISTIAVEHDLSDNLTVKNTLRHGSSMQDYIWSQPDDSKGNILNDQVFRRANQRVSNTTSTVNQTELFGETVIAGFKNNFSFGVELGRENVDRSGYTLPGTSAGTCTPALVASGDCTSLSNPNPNQAYTGTITRNYYGTDTDADTRALWAFDTLELTQQWLLNMGLRYDYFDTSAKTSAATGVTKIEDTSEFITGQLGLVYKPVENGSIYVSYATSATPPGSTLGEGAEPNGLNDGNGTSGSIRSDMEPEETTNYEIGTKWDLLDNRLSLGAAVFRTEKDNARVLTSNFTYENVGKTRVDGYELTATGRLTRKWNVFAGYSYLDSELVEGGAVGNRAGAVTSAVNPDNGNQLANTPNHAFSLWTTYDVTDKLAVGGGAFYVDEVYGNTANTLMVDSYWRYDAMASYKVNKHLDFQINVQNLTDETYYDKAYGAHYANQAAGRTALLSTNFHF from the coding sequence ATGGCTTCCATGTCTTCGGATCGCCTTGCTTGCACTCCGCGTTTGCTCGCCACCGCCGTCGGTGTGGCCATTACTGGCATGTCCGCCGCGCAGCTGGCACAGGCCGACCAGACCGAACCGCTCAGCCTCGGCACCACGACGGTGACGGGCGATGCCGTTGAAGGCGACTACAAAGTCGAGCAGGCGCAATCGTCCAAATACACCGCACCGCTGCGGGATACGCCGCGTTCGGTCACGGTCGTGCCTCAGCAAGTCCTGAAAGACACCAACTCGTTGAACCTGCAGGACGCGCTGCGCACTGTGCCAGGCATCACCATGGGTGCCGGCGAGGGCGGCAATCCCACTGGGGATCGTCCGTTCATTCGCGGCTTCGACTCACAAAGCAGCATGTACCTCGACGGCGTGCGTGACACTGGCGCGCAGACCCGCGAGCTTTTTGCCGTTGAAGCGGTGGAAGTGGTCAAGGGTTCCGACTCTGCTATGGGCGGTCGTAACTCCGCCGGCGGCAGCATCAATCTGGTCAGCAAGAAGGCGCATCTCGGCAATTCGCTGGACGGCGGCTTTACCTGGGGCTCGGACCAGACCCAGCGCTACACGCTCGATGGCAACTATCAATTCAACGAAACCACCGCAGGCCGGCTGAACCTGATGAGCCACGAAAACAACGTGGCGGGCCGCGATGCGGTGAACAATGACCGTTGGGGCCTTGCGGCTTCGCTCGCTTTCGGTCTGGGCACGCCCACTCGTGTTTTCCTCGATTACTACCACATGGAAAACGACGATCTGCCGGATTCCGGCATTCCCTACAGCCTGAACACCGGTTCGTCCGGCACGCGCACGTCGGCCAATCCCGACAAGCCCACCGACGGTGGCGACAGCAGCAACTTCTATGGATTGAAGGGCCGCGACTTCTCCAAAGGTCGCGCGGATATCTCCACCATCGCCGTCGAGCATGACCTCAGCGACAACCTGACGGTCAAGAACACCCTGCGCCATGGCAGCTCCATGCAGGACTACATCTGGAGCCAACCGGACGACAGCAAGGGCAACATTCTCAACGATCAGGTGTTCCGCCGCGCCAACCAGCGCGTCAGCAACACCACTAGCACCGTCAACCAGACCGAGCTGTTCGGCGAAACCGTCATCGCCGGCTTCAAGAACAACTTCTCTTTTGGTGTTGAGTTGGGCCGCGAGAACGTGGACCGCTCCGGTTATACGCTGCCTGGCACTAGCGCAGGTACCTGTACGCCCGCACTGGTTGCCTCCGGCGATTGTACTTCCCTGTCGAATCCGAACCCCAACCAGGCCTATACCGGCACCATCACGCGCAACTACTACGGCACCGACACCGATGCCGATACCCGTGCGCTTTGGGCGTTCGACACCCTGGAGTTGACTCAGCAGTGGCTGCTGAACATGGGCCTGCGCTACGACTACTTCGACACCAGCGCCAAGACCAGCGCCGCCACCGGCGTAACCAAGATCGAAGACACCAGTGAGTTCATCACCGGTCAGCTGGGCCTGGTCTACAAGCCGGTCGAGAACGGCAGCATCTACGTCTCCTATGCCACCTCGGCGACACCACCAGGATCAACCTTGGGCGAAGGCGCAGAGCCAAACGGGCTGAACGACGGCAACGGCACCTCCGGCAGCATCCGCAGCGACATGGAGCCGGAAGAAACCACCAACTACGAGATCGGTACCAAGTGGGATCTGCTCGATAACCGACTCTCACTGGGTGCAGCGGTGTTCCGGACCGAGAAAGACAACGCGCGTGTGCTGACCAGCAACTTCACTTACGAAAACGTCGGCAAGACCCGCGTGGACGGCTACGAGCTGACCGCAACCGGTCGCCTGACCCGCAAGTGGAACGTGTTCGCCGGGTACAGCTATCTGGATAGCGAACTAGTGGAAGGTGGTGCGGTAGGCAATCGCGCAGGCGCAGTGACCAGCGCGGTGAACCCGGACAACGGCAACCAGCTGGCGAATACGCCCAACCACGCCTTCAGCCTTTGGACCACCTATGACGTGACCGACAAGCTGGCCGTCGGCGGTGGGGCGTTCTATGTCGATGAGGTTTACGGCAACACCGCCAACACGCTGATGGTCGATTCCTACTGGCGCTACGATGCGATGGCCAGCTACAAGGTCAACAAGCACCTCGACTTCCAGATCAACGTACAAAACTTGACCGACGAGACCTACTACGACAAGGCGTACGGCGCTCACTATGCCAACCAGGCCGCAGGCCGTACGGCATTGCTGAGCACCAACTTCCACTTCTGA
- a CDS encoding response regulator transcription factor: MTEELQHEGEDQPHLLLVDDDPTFTRVMARAMSRRGLHVSIAGSAEEGLEMAKQELPDYAVLDLKMDGDSGLVLLPKLLELDPEMKVLILTGYSSIATAVEAIKRGACNYLCKPADADDVLAALLSKHADLDTLVPENPMSVDRLQWEHIQRVLAEHDGNISATARALGMHRRTLQRKLQKRPVRR; the protein is encoded by the coding sequence ATGACCGAAGAGTTGCAGCACGAAGGCGAAGATCAGCCTCATCTGCTGCTGGTGGACGACGATCCCACATTTACCCGTGTCATGGCGCGGGCCATGAGCCGTCGTGGTTTGCACGTCAGCATCGCCGGGTCGGCCGAGGAAGGCCTGGAGATGGCGAAGCAGGAACTCCCTGACTACGCGGTGCTGGATCTGAAGATGGATGGGGATTCCGGTTTGGTGCTGCTGCCCAAATTGCTCGAGCTGGACCCGGAAATGAAGGTGCTCATCCTCACCGGCTATTCGAGCATCGCCACCGCGGTCGAGGCTATCAAGCGTGGCGCCTGCAATTACCTGTGCAAGCCCGCCGATGCCGACGATGTGCTGGCCGCGTTGCTTTCCAAACATGCCGATCTGGATACGCTGGTTCCGGAAAACCCCATGTCGGTCGATCGCCTGCAGTGGGAACATATTCAGCGCGTACTGGCCGAACATGACGGCAACATTTCCGCCACGGCGCGCGCGCTGGGCATGCACCGGCGGACTTTGCAGCGCAAACTGCAAAAACGTCCGGTAAGGCGGTAG
- a CDS encoding ATP-binding protein — MYASVHLLSASRQNLRLLTLIRILVLAAQAGAVGLAYATQLFGLPWFHLGVTLAVSALICLGTALRLRGPWPVTELEYAVHLAADLLIHSALLYYSGGSTNPFVSYYLVPLTIAAATLPWMYSVVLSGLALAGYTLMLVWYDPVIAPPVDRTTLLVYGMWLSFALAAALITFFVARMAEQLRRQEEFQAQRREESMRDQQLLAVATQAAGAAHELGTPLATMSVLLKELRQDYQQPQLNEDLALLQSQVQLCKESLRQLVRAAEADRRQAVVEQTAREWVESVLQRWHLMHPEATFRFQCLGKGTPPRLMPPADLGQSLLNLLNNATDASPDNLDIRLDWDAQWIKLTIRDHGAGVPLAIAEQIGRPFITTKGKGFGLGLFLSQASVTRAGGTVKLYNHEEGGTLTELRLPHGSVRART; from the coding sequence ATGTACGCATCCGTTCACCTGCTTTCAGCCAGTCGCCAGAATCTACGGCTACTTACTCTGATCCGCATCCTTGTGCTCGCCGCGCAGGCGGGCGCGGTGGGGCTCGCCTATGCCACTCAACTGTTCGGACTGCCGTGGTTTCATCTGGGCGTCACACTGGCCGTCTCGGCGCTGATCTGCCTGGGCACCGCTCTGCGATTGCGCGGACCCTGGCCGGTGACCGAGCTCGAATACGCCGTGCATCTGGCCGCAGACCTGTTGATCCACAGTGCGCTGCTTTATTACTCGGGCGGTTCGACCAATCCGTTCGTTTCCTATTATCTGGTGCCGCTCACCATCGCTGCTGCGACCTTGCCATGGATGTATTCGGTGGTTCTGTCGGGGCTGGCGCTTGCCGGCTATACCTTGATGCTGGTGTGGTACGACCCGGTCATCGCGCCGCCGGTCGATCGCACGACCTTGCTGGTTTACGGCATGTGGCTGAGCTTTGCGCTGGCGGCAGCGTTGATCACCTTTTTCGTGGCGCGCATGGCCGAGCAGCTGCGCCGCCAGGAAGAGTTCCAGGCTCAGCGACGCGAGGAAAGCATGCGCGATCAGCAATTGCTCGCCGTGGCAACGCAGGCAGCTGGGGCGGCGCACGAGCTGGGAACGCCATTGGCGACCATGAGCGTGCTGCTCAAGGAGCTCCGGCAGGACTATCAGCAACCTCAATTGAACGAAGATCTGGCACTGCTGCAATCGCAGGTTCAGCTGTGCAAGGAAAGCCTGCGTCAGCTGGTGCGTGCCGCCGAGGCGGATCGCCGCCAGGCCGTCGTCGAGCAAACGGCGCGTGAATGGGTTGAGTCGGTGCTGCAGCGCTGGCATCTGATGCACCCGGAGGCCACCTTCCGCTTTCAGTGTCTGGGCAAGGGTACGCCCCCACGCCTGATGCCGCCGGCTGATCTAGGGCAATCGCTGCTCAACCTGCTGAACAACGCCACCGATGCCAGCCCGGATAATCTGGATATTCGCCTGGATTGGGATGCGCAGTGGATCAAACTGACCATTCGCGATCATGGCGCCGGTGTACCGCTAGCGATCGCCGAACAGATCGGGCGGCCGTTTATCACGACCAAAGGCAAGGGGTTCGGCCTCGGCCTGTTCCTGAGCCAGGCCAGCGTTACCCGCGCCGGCGGCACGGTGAAGCTCTACAATCACGAAGAAGGTGGCACCCTGACAGAGTTGCGCCTGCCGCATGGCTCGGTGCGGGCCAGAACCTGA